One Bombus fervidus isolate BK054 chromosome 2, iyBomFerv1, whole genome shotgun sequence DNA segment encodes these proteins:
- the LOC139992071 gene encoding inositol polyphosphate-4-phosphatase type I A isoform X1: MRFNKQELLTLATQPSQKFEKEGILYVRERQEGFFRRTESTGKKSDNKYQKGKTHKTLRDLSCVTASTSKVSLERWCRLRGNLLFYFKSREQWSEPLGVIILEQCFVRMEQPSNQIPYGFSIVFDGGLFQALGANSAEERDSWLQALQLASYECMRSQLLALQQRIEAFSGHKHDTDIQMLRLQRGISTDPAEIPICEISLACDNLLCDGHGRPPNPVLEVDVQVKSSKTWIKYARTEVVERSSNPGFLTTVSFRASDGLTTETKVRITAYDVRERVSQTATPIGSAIVTLNAIQDTPRLRIPLKSAKTTTVGFLTINVWNLEAEDRGNSTESTPSKEPSCGMNHQILSHRRSQSLPPRLGTKIKLPHQGQLKLLFANPYIQTYRFHSGLGGDICVHEIMAESKLCFQFPQHLLAIWIQEEKELLQEVAGMGELREPWHTKQIELLDRHLHLLHLYSQAKENLAAFKGSYFKRSSRRNDRTLEFAPVNLHLQRMWVHNDTLNRCGFYDFITVGAFTAHSHKSKNGGLIRLLQALKESPTRGNQLYQGTSKITMAHDAIQAIKQLRRDVVDAMRALMKLAKDKQTSGMLPICEDMITKTRILLSLWDPGLVEEALTFLEEYKVAKVHETSNENSLNLDFKTNQSLSPFKRITQQLNFDLKSPDFDDFVTPDTPECVRDLWTKENEKNGYTASFPSKNEHVHVNHHVNTTNQDNVTDGKDEENFVIFPDVENDAKNSEIIETCTETSTSGNVNDDADDINDSGNNPVVNDTILATNASKCEDNDEREADIKGDIDPCKRFLDTQKMCNSPSANYYKPTDEPEPWDLTQLNIEASVMCLVSKVKFLCGRCSSPAVRLRNKNIVGRSHSLKGCAPINRNKTVHVVTIQPKNDIKNNDESSKLLDASVENRPNFRQQPSPGSEKIPAFSKAKEVCQAVDSMTRMIKSNSGQRNKFTEGLDFASIVDWTSELRPSMKKLRQAMDGLLKTARLTHSVFRVQEDPKMAQRACNVRYRRDVCFSQALTSLVSGLMAKLWCQRPDPMFLLILTTLGPLVSFEGLVSYYGDEIDMWGDMTVAVEDMHTVTFTLTRCGIEPRFEGNCNTPFQQPLPRVLGSRTALTVVLPVPDAIYSLLPLVPSSRQTISFNVTPVFFNVGINEMASLAESLGTTKPQEKSNMDNFERLNEYYLRFKKLNLPTETSSKRLGARSPLGQTLAELMTNLKTSVQAKVNKNVEVLQLSSQICRRMRGLRFTSCKSAKDRTGMSVTLEQVNILTAEYHLAEHEYIRALDCMRSEGCRRENTWKNIGIRKYAFNSLQILTFPKLYRPPTGTYGSAQT, encoded by the exons ATGCGGTTTAACAAGCAAGAATTGTTGACCCTGGCTACGCAACCTTCACAGAAATTCGAGAAGGAGGGTATATTGTATGTACGCGAACGTCAAGAAGGCTTCTTTCGCAGAACTGAGA GTACAGGTAAAAAATCTGACAACAAATATCAAAAGGGAAAAACACATAAGACACTACGAGACCTCAGTTGTGTTACAGCCAGTACGAGTAAAG TAAGTTTGGAGAGATGGTGCAGATTACGGGGAAAcctattgttttatttcaaatcaCGGGAGCAATGGTCGGAACCTTTAGGTGTGATAATACTGGAACAATGTTTTGTTCGCATGGAACAACCGAGCAATCAGATCCCGTATGGATTCAGTATAG TATTCGACGGAGGTTTATTCCAAGCGTTAGGTGCAAATTCGGCCGAGGAGAGGGACAGTTGGTTACAAGCCCTTCAGCTTGCCAGCTACGAGTGTATGCGAAGTCAGTTATTGGCATTGCAGCAACGCATAGAAGCGTTCAGTGGGCACAAACACGACACCGACATCCAAATGTTACGCTTGCAACGTGGAATTTCGACAG ATCCTGCCGAAATACCGATATGCGAGATATCGTTGGCATGCGACAACCTCCTTTGCGACGGTCATGGTCGACCACCTAATCCGGTTCTAGAGGTAGATGTGCAAGTGAAAAGTTCAAAAACTTGGATCAAGTATGCGCGAACCGAGGTAGTGGAG CGAAGCAGCAATCCCGGTTTTCTAACGACTGTCAGCTTCCGAGCTAGCGACGGGCTAACCACGGAGACCAAAGTGAGGATAACCGCATACGATGTCAGGGAACGCGTGAGCCAAACGGCGACACCGATTGGAAGCGCGATCGTGACGTTGAATGCGATTCAAGATACACCTAG ATTGAGGATACCTTTGAAGTCGGCAAAAACAACAACCGTTGGCTTTTTGACGATCAACGTGTGGAATTTGGAAGCGGAAGACAGAGGGAACAGTACGGAAAGTACCCCATCCAAGGAACCTTCTTGCGGAATGAATCATCAG ATACTTTCGCACCGACGATCACAATCACTACCACCTAGATTGGGAACCAAAATCAAGTTGCCGCATCAAGGACAACTCAAGCTTCTCTTTGCTAATCCATACATACAAACATACAg GTTTCACTCTGGTTTAGGCGGCGATATTTGCGTACACGAAATCATGGCAGAGAGTAAACTTTGTTTCCAATTCCCACAGCATTTACT TGCAATTTGGAttcaagaagagaaagaactGCTGCAAGAAGTAGCCGGCATGGGTGAACTACGAGAGCCCTGGCATACAAAGCAAATCGAATTGCTTGATCGCCATCTTCATCTTTTACATCTTTATTCACAAGCTAAAGAGAATTTGGCCGCGTTCAAAG GAAGTTATTTCAAGCGGTCGTCGCGCAGAAACGATAGGACGCTCGAATTTGCACCTGTCAACTTACACCTTCAAAGAATGTGGGTGCATAACGATACGTTAAACAGATGCGGATTTTATGACTTTATCACTGTCGGAGCATTCACTGCGCATTCACATAAAAGTAAAAACGGCGGACTCATTAG GTTGCTGCAAGCGCTAAAAGAATCGCCAACGCGTGGCAATCAGTTGTATCAAGGAACATCGAAGATAACGATGGCGCACGATGCTATTCAAGCAATTAAGCAACTCCGGCGAGATGTTGTCGACGCTATGCGTGCTTTGATGAAACTCGCGAAAGACAAACAAACCAGTGGAATGTTACCAATTTGCGAAGATATGATCACAAAGACCAGAATTTTGCTCAGTCTGTGGGATCCTGGCTTGGTCGAAGAAGCATTAACTTTTCTAGAGGAATACAAAGTAGCCAAAGTTCATGAAACTTCGAACGAAAATTCTCTGAATTTAGACTTTAAAACGAACCAATCGTTGTCTCCTTTTAAGAGAATTACGCAACAGTTGAACTTTGACTTGAAAAGTCCGGACTTTGACGATTTCGTTACACCTGATACTCCGGAATGTGTGAGAGATCTATGGACAAAAGAGAACGAGAAAAACGGTTATACGGCCTCGTTTCCTTCGAAAAACGAACACGTTCATGTGAACCATCACGTTAACACCACTAATCAAGATAACGTTACCGATGGAAaggacgaagaaaattttgttatttttccaGATGTCGAAAACGATGCTAAAAATTCGGAAATTATCGAAACTTGCACAGAAACGTCGACCAGTGGAAACGTCAACGACGACGCCGATGACATCAACGACAGTGGGAACAATCCCGTTGTTAACGATACTATCTTGGCTACAAATGCTAGCAAATGCGAGGACAACGACGAACGAGAGGCGGATATTAAAGGCGACATTGATCCATGCAAACGGTTCCTAGATACTCAAAAGATGTGCAATTCACCGTCTGCTAATTACTACAAACCTACCGACGAACCCGAGCCGTGGGATCTGACCCAATTAAATATTGAGGCGAGTGTAATGTGTTTAGTGTCGAAAGTCAAGTTTCTTTGTGGAAGATGTAGCAGTCCAGCTGTACGATTgcggaataaaaatatcgtaggCAGATCGCATAGCTTGAAAGGATGCGCTCCGATTAATCGTAACAAAACTGTTCATGTTGTGACGATTCAACCGAAAAACGACATTAAAAATAACGACGAGTCGAGCAAGTTACTCGATGCATCTGTGGAAAATCGTCCGAATTTTCGACAACAACCGAGTCCAGGTTCTGAAAAGATACCAGCCTTTTCTAAAGCCAAAGAAG TGTGCCAAGCTGTCGATTCGATGACGCGAATGATTAAAAGCAATTCGGGACAAAGGAATAAATTCACCGAAGGCTTAGATTTTGCCTCAATCGTCGATTGGACTAGCGAGCTCAGACCGAGTATGAAAAAATTACGCCAAGCTATGGATGGATTGCTGAAAACTGCTCGATTGACGCATTCGGTATTTAGAGTGCAAGAGGATCCGAAAATGGCTCAACGCGCTTGTAACGTTCGGTATAGGCGAGACGTATGCTTTAGTCAAGCG TTGACTAGCTTGGTATCGGGATTGATGGCAAAGCTTTGGTGTCAAAGACCCGATCCCATGTTTCTTCTAATCTTGACCACCCTTGGTCCTCTGGTCTCGTTCGAGGGACTTGTCAGTTATTACGGAGACGAGATAGATATGTGGGGAGACATGACTGTAGCGGTAGAAGATATGCATACCGTAACTTTCACGTTGACCAGGTGTGGAATTGAACCGAG GTTCGAGGGAAATTGTAACACTCCGTTTCAACAACCACTACCAAGAGTACTCGGTTCTCGAACAGCATTAACAGTGGTACTTCCTGTGCCGGATGCGATCTATTCTCTGCTGCCGTTGGTTCCTTCTTCTAGGCAAACGATTTCCTTCAATGTTACCCCGGTCTTCTTTAACGTCGGTATTAACGAAATGGCTTCCTTGGCGGAGAGTCTCGGAACCACGAAACCACAGGAAAAAAGCAATATGGATAATTTCGAAAGACTGAACGAGTATTATTTGCGTTTCAAGAAACTGAATTTGCCAACGGAAACGTCGTCAAAACGAC TTGGCGCAAGATCGCCGCTCGGCCAAACGTTAGCAGAACTGATGACGAATCTAAAGACAAGTGTCCAGGCCAAAGTAAACAAGAACGTGGAGGTGTTACAATTATCCTCACAAATTTGTCGAAGAATGCGCGGTTTGAGATTTACCAGTTGCAAAAGCGCAAAGGATCGCACCGGGATGTCAGTAACACTGGAGCAAGTGAACATCTTGACCGCCGAATATCACCTGGCCGAACACGAATACATCAGAGCGCTCGACTGTATGCGAAG CGAAGGATGTCGACGGGAAAACACGTGGAAAAATATCGGAATTCGGAAATACGCGTTCAATAGCTTGCAGATACTGACATTTCCGAAACTGTATCGTCCACCGACAGGAACTTATGGATCCGCACAAACTTAA